taacaatagtTCATCCTTGCCATCGATAAAAACAAAGATTTATATGCCAATATATGGATTTTCATCATTAATTTTCTTGATagaaaacaatttttatatacttttattgatttttggtataataatagtttttataggaatttattataaggtaataataagaaattaaaaaaaaaatttcattatatatatagaaacaGTAATAAACAAATCATacgtttcttaacattttatattagtattcgttatctGGATTTCGGAATCGATTTAAAAAGCAATATTTAAggaaaaaactaaaaaaaatgaagaaggaATGGACCATtgatatatgattcgaagagcaGTGATTATTCCatgaatagtaataatggttgatatattttaagaatttGTCTATTTTGAAATAAGTAATTTTGACCATAATTTTGTGGTTTATaagaataattaaataatataaccagttaaatataatgttatatgtTTGTACagtttttgcataatttttatatagtttttatgttgtgggaccCATATTGGGATTAAGTATTGTATTttacttaattttttataatttgataatatttattagtttaaaggtttgttttaaatatatatatagtaaaaaagttattaaaaatatgtatagaaTAAGCTGtagtttttaatatttatattaagtcTAAATATGTAAGAAAAAATGAGGATGAAAAGGAgcaataaagaaatatattttgataaattataaGAATTGGATTTGTGTTAATACAACTCAATGGTAAATGTGTTGAACTATATTATgcatttttgtattttattgttaattttgtGTTAATGGTTTATGGGTCAATCGGTTGAATATTGAAATAGATGTAGAAAGATTATTCCAAAGTATCGATTTGATCCTAAAAGAAAACGttgatttaaatattaacaatgcATAATATAAGAAACTGGGGGAGATGGAATGGAATTGGAAGGAAatcataataaattatttcctTCCTCAGTAACACCTGAACCGAATGATAAATGGAGTTATGGAAGAATGAATTTGAATGGAATAATTTAAACGcacttattaataaaattataagctATGCTGAGGTTTAGAGTTGCATTTTGGAGAACTCATATTTTGGGTCAGGGTTCTGTATTATAAGTTATAGTTTTGTTCTATGAAATTTATGCTTTGGGTTAgggttatatttttattaatctGTTTATAATGTGATCATTTATTTATCTATAAATggtgattaaatatatatactatactTGTATGTTTAATATCAAAATATGCCCCAATATGCACCACCCAAAGGAGCATAGTCATTAATGTGAAAGAGGTTGtgtaacatttttttcatgagttataacatatataattgagtgtttaTAGAGATATAATATGGGtaaagtaaaatatttatattgtatatattaatatagatattgaatatatatgaattcatattatcctatatcataattgctTATTATATAAGACTTGTTAATCAAGAGTTATATTGAATTGTGGacatcataatatataatgcatttctatattttgtgaaaatatttatttagtaaaacttattatttgtgtcatatttatttagatTTAAATTGTGTTTTAACAACCGAACTgtagtaatatatattcataaaatgtcgatcgagaatcgacaatacaacgttatctaCAAAAGggattttatgcatctaacatttttaataatcaataaaaatatgcatattaataaaaaaataaatatagatatatgtatattatcttaattttttattatatatagtttcattttatgctaaagttttaaatttaaattatagaaaTAGTTTTCTAcccattaatttatttactataaaggtatactATTATATTAGTCGCCATTACATTTTAAACTCCATAGTTTTAAGGATATATGAATTAtgaaatgtataaaatatattacatttaaaatagttaatatcatattttgttctaataattataaataatatgatagatagaatatcgttgttattatatgacatacatataaaataataaaatattttacaataactaatattgaaatattgttatattgtgaaaaattcatataattaaatattaatataaaatatatcgaaaaaatagatagtaattattttttttgaactaataatatttatattagattattatatatacagaaacttataaatatatattttaaatataatgtttttacgagataatacattttttaaaatgttatattttaaaacactgaaacaatgaaaattattaattggTTTAAATTATTCCTCTTGAGTGCATTAATTATTTCATTGTAGTAAACAGTGATATATCATTAGTAACAACAATactaatattagattaatgtattatgtttatttaattcTATCACATGGATATACAGTagtcatatatattattatacgggagataagattaaaattgtatgcacAAAATATCAAATGAATATTATAGCCTTTAATTAAGTATTTGTTTAATGggataatattagaattaacaacatcaaaaaaataatatgaattttattaatgattctatagttttcttaaaaatatagtttttcTATATTGAACTAAatggtttattataaaatatgtagtatataatatgtttatattataagtaGAAATGTGCACTATCATGGGAAATTCACATAATGTttctaaaaatttattatcgCCACTAAATAAAAAGCAAatgttaaaattataaacctATAAAATTTAAGTAAACTACATGAAAAGAATTTCATATAGATTCTTttgtaaattaaaattagtttttatattatccaaGTTTTAAAAAGATACatctaaaattatttaataaagcaCATTTTAGtataaataaagttattatatattataaatacgaactacatataatatatttagaaaagtaGTAGTGTTAACCTATTCTATAAATATTGTAATCTAAATAAgtaatttgttttatattattagatatgatattaaaaaatgcaacatccaatatagaataataacatatataaatatttgacattcaaataataaaataaattaaaataacttTTGAAACTTCCTTATTAAAAAAGTAgcgaatatatatttattttcatgtgTAAAcctataatataaatatattattatatgaaacaaatttaatctattttttttacgaGATTCCATGAATTTGTGGAATATAGTTATTCaagatattatttaaaaaagttgTATTAcgtataaaatgtattatatatagatatgataaaaatgttaaacaaATAACCTCTTAAGGAAATTTAGTGATtgtcataaataaaaattaaatacctttttaatactattattatagCATGTTAATTTAGTATTAAAACTAATAGAACctctttaaatatatatattaattatatagaaGACCATTAACCggataacatattttattataatacattCCTTATGTACACAATAATATTAtgacaatttttttacagattaaaaataaaatccagCATAATGAGTTCCCATGtggtatatacattttttaataaaatgaattttattttgttgtttttgcattgtttataaattaacttaaatttcataatatttcattaatttttataatattttcttagtgtgaaGCATTTAAATTTGTTGATCAAATTTTGCCTGATGGTTTTGATTTCGAGAAGGATCATAAAACTTCTAATaaatacaattattattgtcGAACTAACAAGAAACCATGGAAAAGAGAATGTAATACTATCGGTGAAGTAGTTAACGCTGTTACTATAATGTTACTTCATAAATTATCCgttttgaataaaaatatagaatatgaaaataaaaataacgaaTATATCACGTATGTTATGCTATGGTTaagtaataaaatgaaactaattaaaaaagggaGCTACGGAAGCGTAGGAGATTTTCATGTCACGTTTATACGAAATAGTAAAAAGTATCAACTATATCATGataaaatcaataaaaaCCGCAAACTAATGAATCTTGAAATTCATAGAATGCGTAAACTTTATGGGTTACTTAATGAGTTGTGTAATGCAATTACTAAACATACCACCGATCCTTCAAATTGCTccaatttttcaaaatttgttAATGATTGGATAAAACTATACATACAacttgttttaaaaaaaaaaaaattttttgaaGATGAATATTATTGTAATGTATTGGTGACTTTAAAAAATGCTTATgagaaatttaaaaaagataatGATACCAAAAAAAATTTTCCAGAAATTATAGAGATAGCAGGAATAAAAACTTGTGAGGAATTAGGTAAAGAAGCAAAAAGTTCATCGAAAGTTATAGGTGTGGCGTTCAATGAAGTGAAGACACAAAAGGATTTAGAGAAAGGGAAAGATACCTCGAGAAATATAGATTTAAAAAGTGCATTTGAATTTtatagtttattttttagtaaaATGTTTACTAATATTGGAAATAGCTTATATGAAAATGTGTTCCCAACGTTAGAAGATTTTTACggtaaattaaaaaattttgctGGTAACACGATTAATCATGTGAATAAAGAACTTAAAAAAGCAATAGAAACTTATGCACCAAATAATTGTATATCTGAGGAAAAAGACCAAGGGAGTAATCCACCATCATCTCAAGAAAGTCTATCTGAAAAAGGAGATTCTGATCAAAAGGGTTGCGAAGCATCTCAAATAACATTGTCAAGATCAGCGACTGAACACGAAATTCCAGTATCCAATGTAGCAAGAGATGGAACAACCGAAATGGGTGATAATCCATTCAACGTATACAAGAACATGGgattttcaattttaattattttaataccCATTGCTTTAGCTATTATGTACAaggtaaataaaaagaaaattgtgaagtatacaatttttaaaatatttcctcactataaaatattatatgtttttcataattttatgttAGTATTTGCCATTTGGATGGAGAAAGAAatcaaagaaaaaaaaaaagatgaaaaaggctataaatatgtttgatACAAATGAAACAACAGAAGAAGTTATAAACCCAACTGAtcgaaaaaaacaaatgaaaataacTATAAATTTATCTAGTCAAAACAAACAGGATAAAAAGCTTACCAATTCATCTACTCCAAAAAAACAGGATaaacaatttataaattcatctACTCCCAAAAAACAGGATaaacaatttataaattcatctACTCCCAAAAAACAGGATAAACAGTTTATAAACTCAAATGATCGAAAGAAAAAAGtggaaataattataaattcatctaaaaaaaaacagactaaggattttataaattccaCTTATTGGGGAAAATAtccattattaaatatatataaacttatGAAGGCCGATCCTGTaccatttataattttatttttgttgtttattttttatctttataaaagaaaaggcGATTCTttagaataataaatataattatagttTTTGTTTTGGGTTCAGATTCTTTGAATCTGACTTTAAAATTCAATAtaagtattaaaaataataattaaactgcatattaatataagTAATTTGGCTTATATagacaattaaaaaatgtattttttgtaatattataatataaatatatgtattttattaatcTATATAAAACAGTGTTGTATGACTGATTTATTTGATTTCAATTATAACttccttttttataactctaaaaatatattagtattcatcATTTGGAATTCGAAAGAGTTCCAAAGATAaaatttaagagaaaaaaaagaaagataaaataaatcattaataGATGAGTTAGAGGATTTTGATTGATAtagttaataatttataaggTTGATAATAACGATGGGGTgttgtataaaaataatgaaaataagagAAATAGTACAGAAACaaagtatattaaaaaatgtggtTATGGcaataatttaaatagaCAGGATATATGAAaggatatttattttattaataatgtaTTACAACATTAAGATGATAAAAAACATTATGATAAATGTACATTTATTCCATGGAAAATATGATGCATAATCtcataatattttgtatttgtGGTGAGTGAATTATTTCAGTTAATAAATTTCCAATAATAGGGGTATTAATAGTAATCTGTGaacaaaaaacaataatgtataaatatataaaagaaaatattatagttTTGTGTGGATGAATAGCATATATTggaaatatttacatttatataaatgtaaaataggataaagaaataacaaaacaaaatgtggaataaaattttaagttattaaaatatgtataccGGTTACATAGTcgatataaacatatttgtttattttttcaacaaTGTATCCACTTGAGTTAACAaagattttttttaattttccacTTTTAATATCATCTTCAGAATCAATTTCAGATTGGAATAAAGGTTTAGGGATCAGGGATCAGGGATCAGGGCTCatggttatattgaattatatatatcataatatgttcattttatgaatatttttatttaaagaaaTTGCTTATTTTCATTCTacatttatgttatattttattttttctatgaatgtatataatttttttttaaagcaaaaatgttttagttggtttattataatgtgtatatatatgcataaaatacattggtattatatgttttaaataacaatataaaaaatgattacatATAATGTAACATTTGTATTGAATCATTCTGATCACTTCATTAATTCCATTACAATAATGGTATTAAGATCAAACATCacttacaaataaaaatatgtcatGATACTATTTGGAATAAACAATCAGTCGTGATACCATTGGGAATAAACAATAAGTCGTGATGCTACTGGGAATAATGAATAAATCAGgggttatttttattataaatgacACAAGTAACAGGACATATAAGTATTACATGAggaatatgttttttatggTAACAAATGGGGGAATATCGGAAAACAAAAAGGTTTTTCAATGGTGTATCGGAATTAAATCATTATAAAGGAAGGATGCGGATATATATAAGTTTTGAATtgcaatataaaatattgacacattttaataaatccAATATATgattacaatatatatgggatatacaaattaaaataaaatgttacaAAAAAGGGAGATTTATAACATAAAGATACTTAAATGTCTCGAATTATTGACATTTGTTTAACTATATCAATTATAtcaattaatttttacaGAGTGTGTGATATACTTGAATTTTTGGTTTATTCTCATAATATAtcatgaaaatatataatatgaatcaGTAACTACAATGTGATATTGGTGGGTACTATGTTTCGGTATAATTATATGGTGATGGTTTGGTATCACTTTTTATTGTTGATGATgtacttttattatatgatatTGTGTGTTCGGTGGAACAGTTGAGTGTTTTGTTTCACTGTtggatattattttttagtaaTTTCATTCTTTTGATAACGGATTACACCAAATGTTAGTGCTAATGTTGAAATAAAGTAGATATAACTGCAgctttgttatttttaataaacgacttagcatttttttattttgtttataatttctGGGCTTGCTTCAACATAATTATTGGATCCTGGGGTTAATACATTTATTGGCAATAAAAAGGCAACAATATAATGCTTTTGTTAAATCATTTTCGCATAAGTAAAAAAggtataatataataaatgtataaagCGAATTAATGTAATTATAAGagtttattataacaataaaatacaaaatcaaatccaataaataatattaagataggaatatttaatttttttggtaattaaaaaatgtccAGGGTCCCGGTTTAATGTTGCAGATTTATGGGTCCCAATTTAAAaggtatataaattttaaataagtcagatatattttgttcattattataaatatagtgGTGTAATATctataaagaaaattataatataattataattcaaatttctgtatattttgattaaaaAAGGAGGGAATTAATCAATATATTTGGTATATGATGGGATtttgtatttaaattatttgttgtattttttaCTCTGATTGagatatgtaaaaataaaggtGATATAGTGTTTAAATGTTATAGGTGTGATAATATGTTTGTGaaatgagaaaaatataaagtcaataattaaattttgatCATTTTGTAGATATATACTTTTCTATTTTTGATTTCAAATGGTGGTAAGTgtgtaaaataatattataaaaatgtatgtaATGGTTATTGAAGtttgattattattataatagtggtcaataaattaaaacaaaattaaacaaaattaCGAAAGAAATTGGAATTGAAATGTATTCTTCCAAATATAGTGTTATCTTATTTGAATAAGgatattaattaataatgGGGAAGTAAACAAGCAAAAAATTAGGAtcattaaaatgaaatagGAAAGTAACTATGTTATTGTATCATTAAATAGTGGAAGAAATGAATAATGTTGGAAAATTGCACACATCTTCGTTGTTTATGATTAATTTCTTAGATTTTGAATAAagtttatataaatgtacATAAATATTGTTATGGTGAATGGAAATTTGGGTTTGTAAAGGggtaaaataaagaaatgatGTTCGTATAAtggtgaaaataaagaagtgATGTTCATATAATGGTGAAAATAAGGAAGTGATGTtcatataatgataaaaataaagaagtgatgttcatataatggtgaaaataaagaaatgatGGATATACTTTTTAACTTTTTGCAATGAtgcattatatttaaaattaaatgaatatcCAGATGGTGTTTGTATATTATCACCTAATTGATTAAACTGGTGATAATTAACACCTTGTGGATTTATTTGGGGAGAAAATTGATACAATGGATTTTTTGgatgaattttttaaaactcGTCATAATAAACTTCtttaaaatgtttatttGTATAGACTGgttacatattttaaatcagtataaaattatttttcttttaataattgAATTTCTTTGGGATATATTgatatttatcatattatgAGTATGGTTTGTAATTAAAATGTTTTCGGCGAATTCGGAATAGggatttatgtttttttgatttaaattgtTGTTTTGATGTTGGATATCGAATCATATGTATGGTGTTTAATAATGTTGTAAACGGAAATGATTGTGTTTCATCTGGTTTTATTTTAAGGGATTTTggaattatattaaaattttgtgCTTTTTTCGTATTTGATTAAACGgtgaaagaaaataaatggCATCATTTGATATGAAGGATTTCCCTTCAACTATAACGGGGTTTTGTAATGAAAGTgtgtattcatttttaacCGAGCTGAAAATGGAGAGAAATAGTGATgcaataattataaaatcagttgatgtgaaaaaaatgaaaacatCTGTTATAAACCCCATTCACGGGGGAAAAATCACTATTAAATATACGGAAAGTTATGGAGGCCGACCCTGtaccatttattaatttatttttttttttgattttttttgtttataaaagaaaactAAATTATCCAAAgtgataattttaattaagtTATATTTGAAGTCAAatttaaagaatataaatagtaaatttgtctataatatatatatggtacATGTCAAGAGTTTGTTTCATatttcataataaaaaataatttttctatatgatggaattataatatttgtttgtCTTTGATTATAAAAGTCACAATATTGTTTAAATGGGAAAGGTGTCTTAGAATctgttaaataaatatgattaagtatatttcatttttcgatttgggataaaaataaactgGTTCCAtgtgtattatttttgttatttgaTGATGTATATTAtgagatatatttataaacagAATGATTATATAGGAAtctatgaaaaaaatatttttacaaaaaagtGGTAAGTAAAATGgagaatattattaaataaaattaaaaattggaGTATAACAAATAAGAAAGCATTTGTgtgtattaatatataaaatatatatgtatgtgatattttattatttgaattgatatttattagtttgtCATATAAAGGTTCACAATATATTAGAGCCGTATCACTAAATGTACTAATgcattataaattatattaaaaattgtgTATCTTTTATAGAAAggttaatatttatatcaatGAATggttttaatgaatataacgAAATTGATTATaacaattataaattttatagaaagtggaaaaagttaataaatgaaatatattccatgttttttatagatatattcatttatttaataaataaagctAAAAATGAGAGTcagtattttaaaatttgttcttttttcaatttttatttgtttttttgaatatgtCAAAAATGTAAGTTACACACTATcttcttatattattaataatatttcattatagtTTTCGTATTTATTGTTTTGCATTAAccttatattattgtttgaTGTATTGGTAAAACATTTAagttaattaaaattaattacacACATGTTAATAAATAGTTCATTTCTTTGCAGGAATTATACCTTGTAAATGAGAGAAACATATATCATGAAAGgaatataacaaattttagAAATAATAGGATATTAGCAGATGCAGACAATCAATTCGActtaaatgaattttatcAATCAACTTTGAGTCTTGCAAATCAATTTAATGACGACAATGATGATGacgaagaaataaaatatcttcaaaatattatagatTCACATGTAAAGAAgcataaagaaaataatacattaccCGATTTAAATAGTTTAGataaaaaaactaaaaagtTAATTGATGAACTTCAAAAAGAAATAgaagaaacaaaaaaagagCTTGATAATATAAGGAATAATAAATTAGCAATAGAACCGATACAAAATAATCCTGTAtcagaagaagaagaagaagaagaagactTTAAACAAttgaaaaatgaaagaaataTCGTGGGGAATGAGCATTATGAGGTCGATCCAAAAATCGAAGATGAATCAAAAACTAAGCGAGAGTTAACAAAATTGACCAAAAAATTAATGGTGAGGGGGGTGGTGTTGACGCTGCTTGTTTTGTCGTTATTGGTACCCGGGttgatttattttgtatttgtTATTATGAATGTAATTCTTTCAATTGGAATACTTATTGAATGTtgtaaatatgttaaattatgttttaaagaatataaatcatacaaaaaaaaaaaaaaatcaagatagggattctttattattatgttttgtTATACTTTttcaaatgaataaaaataatatatttgatgttacatattgatatatatattatataaagtgATTATATATCTATCTATGGAgagcatatattatttgtatttgtTAAACAAGTTCAAAGACGGTATTTAAGAGAATaagtaaagaaaatgaatcattatatatgattcgaagagtagtgtttattccaggaatagtaataatgattgatataAGAAAGTGTTTATTCTTGAAGataatcaataaaatataatgttacaTATGTATAGTATGTGTTTTGTGCTATTTTTGTATTGTTTTTGTACTACTTTTTTACtgtttttgcataatttttatgtagtTTTTATGTCGTGGGTCAGGGTTGAGTTTGTGTTTATAggacccatattcgggttaagtgatatattgcatttaattttgagtaactttttataatttgataatatttggGGTTTGTAAATGTTAAGGTTTagggttatattgaattatctatataataattgcctattatataGAATTTGTTAATCTGTGGTTATATCGAATTATGTATAACACATATGTTTCTTCATTTGactaaaattttatttagtaaaacttataacttgtatcatatttattttaatctaAATCATTTTATCAAACTGAACTgtgataatatataatcataaaatatagacgTATGGTATATTGATCGAGGTTGAACAATATAACattgtctataaaatattattatgctcctaacattttttgaagttgtaattgtagttactattatcttcttgtattaatagaagttgctCCGTATTTAACTTATCATAAAGGTAGAACATtatattaatcactattcatttttaaaatttgaggtataaataaattatattttaaaatagttaatatatttgaatataagaat
Above is a window of Plasmodium yoelii strain 17X genome assembly, chromosome: 9 DNA encoding:
- a CDS encoding fam-b protein, which codes for MRVSILKFVLFSIFICFFEYVKNELYLVNERNIYHERNITNFRNNRILADADNQFDLNEFYQSTLSLANQFNDDNDDDEEIKYLQNIIDSHVKKHKENNTLPDLNSLDKKTKKLIDELQKEIEETKKELDNIRNNKLAIEPIQNNPVSEEEEEEEDFKQLKNERNIVGNEHYEVDPKIEDESKTKRELTKLTKKLMVRGVVLTLLVLSLLVPGLIYFVFVIMNVILSIGILIECCKYVKLCFKEYKSYKKKKKSR
- a CDS encoding PIR protein — encoded protein: MSSHVCEAFKFVDQILPDGFDFEKDHKTSNKYNYYCRTNKKPWKRECNTIGEVVNAVTIMLLHKLSVLNKNIEYENKNNEYITYVMLWLSNKMKLIKKGSYGSVGDFHVTFIRNSKKYQLYHDKINKNRKLMNLEIHRMRKLYGLLNELCNAITKHTTDPSNCSNFSKFVNDWIKLYIQLVLKKKKFFEDEYYCNVLVTLKNAYEKFKKDNDTKKNFPEIIEIAGIKTCEELGKEAKSSSKVIGVAFNEVKTQKDLEKGKDTSRNIDLKSAFEFYSLFFSKMFTNIGNSLYENVFPTLEDFYGKLKNFAGNTINHVNKELKKAIETYAPNNCISEEKDQGSNPPSSQESLSEKGDSDQKGCEASQITLSRSATEHEIPVSNVARDGTTEMGDNPFNVYKNMGFSILIILIPIALAIMYKYLPFGWRKKSKKKKKMKKAINMFDTNETTEEVINPTDRKKQMKITINLSSQNKQDKKLTNSSTPKKQDKQFINSSTPKKQDKQFINSSTPKKQDKQFINSNDRKKKVEIIINSSKKKQTKDFINSTYWGKYPLLNIYKLMKADPVPFIILFLLFIFYLYKRKGDSLE